A stretch of Chitinophagaceae bacterium DNA encodes these proteins:
- a CDS encoding Crp/Fnr family transcriptional regulator codes for EKLKPKTFKKGDFLTVPGQVQKVLYFVKSGVQMSYFETEIKTHVIAFTYAPGLCAIPESFSLQAPSKNYLRCLSDSEMDYITFDELQKLFDESHQIERLFRKMTEFVLAGIINRHIELHSLTIEDRFKAFCQRSPHLLHLVPHKYIASYLSIDPTNFSKLFNSVKI; via the coding sequence GTGAAAAATTAAAACCTAAAACTTTTAAAAAAGGGGATTTTTTAACCGTTCCGGGTCAGGTACAAAAAGTGCTTTATTTTGTAAAAAGTGGCGTGCAAATGTCATATTTTGAAACAGAAATCAAGACGCATGTAATTGCTTTCACTTATGCTCCGGGTTTATGTGCCATACCGGAATCATTTTCTCTTCAGGCGCCATCAAAAAATTATCTGCGATGTTTGTCAGACAGTGAAATGGATTATATAACTTTCGATGAGCTGCAAAAGCTGTTTGATGAATCTCACCAAATTGAAAGGCTTTTCAGAAAAATGACAGAATTTGTACTGGCCGGAATAATAAACCGGCACATTGAACTGCATTCTCTGACAATTGAAGATCGGTTTAAGGCTTTTTGTCAAAGAAGTCCTCACTTACTCCATCTTGTTCCACACAAATATATAGCATCATATTTAAGCATCGATCCCACTAATTTCAGTAAGTTATTCAACTCAGTGAAAATTTGA
- a CDS encoding alpha/beta fold hydrolase, which translates to MKNQWLNKSEYPFNSNYFDVNGQKLHYIDEGKGEVVLFVHGTPSWSFDFRNIIKELSKNFRCIAIDHIGFGLSDKPEHYDYSTQNHSKTLEKFVMEKQLNNLTLAVHDFGGPIGLNFAINQAEKINKLVILNSWLWSSKNDPEFIKLSKILKSPLLPFLYRYLNFSPRFILPKSFGDKKLPKHLLSQFTKPFANKKQRNGALAFAKSLLNDQDWFEEIWNKKQVLSKKPALFIWGMKDPVIKAHNLKKFQSGFTNSKTIQLETSGHFPQEEEPDIVSKSINDFMVDK; encoded by the coding sequence ATGAAAAATCAATGGTTAAACAAATCGGAATATCCCTTTAATTCCAATTATTTTGATGTGAACGGACAAAAGCTTCATTATATAGATGAAGGAAAAGGGGAGGTGGTTTTATTCGTTCACGGAACCCCTTCATGGAGTTTTGATTTCAGAAATATTATAAAAGAGCTAAGCAAAAATTTCAGATGCATAGCCATAGACCATATTGGATTTGGTCTGTCTGACAAGCCTGAGCATTATGACTATTCAACTCAAAACCACAGCAAAACTTTAGAAAAGTTTGTCATGGAAAAGCAACTTAATAACCTGACTTTGGCAGTACATGATTTTGGCGGGCCGATTGGACTCAATTTTGCGATAAATCAAGCTGAAAAAATCAATAAACTTGTTATATTAAACTCCTGGTTGTGGAGCAGTAAAAACGATCCGGAATTTATCAAACTCAGTAAAATTTTAAAAAGTCCATTGCTTCCTTTTTTGTATCGGTACCTTAATTTTTCCCCCAGATTTATTTTACCTAAATCTTTTGGAGACAAAAAGCTGCCAAAACATTTATTATCACAATTTACTAAGCCTTTTGCCAATAAAAAGCAAAGAAACGGAGCATTGGCATTTGCCAAGTCATTGCTGAATGATCAGGATTGGTTTGAAGAAATATGGAATAAGAAACAAGTTCTTTCAAAAAAGCCCGCATTGTTCATTTGGGGCATGAAAGACCCGGTTATCAAAGCACATAATCTTAAAAAGTTTCAAAGTGGTTTTACAAATTCAAAAACCATCCAACTGGAAACTTCCGGGCATTTTCCTCAAGAAGAAGAACCGGATATTGTCAGTAAGTCAATTAATGATTTTATGGTAGATAAATAA